In SAR202 cluster bacterium, a genomic segment contains:
- the gatC gene encoding Asp-tRNA(Asn)/Glu-tRNA(Gln) amidotransferase subunit GatC: protein MKLTKEEVRHISKLARVGMTDDELELMSGQLSNILEHFDVLQKANTEGVDATGHSADVNTVMRRDEPRPSLSRDEVFANAPQHEGEFVRIKAVLE, encoded by the coding sequence ATGAAGCTCACAAAAGAAGAAGTAAGGCACATCTCGAAGCTCGCGCGAGTTGGGATGACGGACGACGAGCTGGAGCTCATGAGCGGCCAGCTCTCGAACATCCTCGAGCACTTCGACGTTCTCCAGAAGGCGAACACCGAGGGCGTGGACGCGACCGGCCACTCGGCGGACGTTAATACCGTGATGCGCAGGGACGAGCCTCGGCCTTCGCTATCCCGCGACGAAGTGTTCGCAAACGCCCCGCAGCACGAAGGCGAGTTCGTCAGGATCAAGGCGGTGCTGGAGTAG